In Hwangdonia lutea, a single window of DNA contains:
- a CDS encoding DUF4290 domain-containing protein has protein sequence MIDELEYNTEREHLIIPEYGRHLQKMINHAKTRETKEERNKLAKAIISVMGNMQPHLRDVPDFQHKLWDQLFIMSNFELDADSPFPKPTKELFEEGPEPLKYPQNFPKYRFYGNNIKTMIDVANTWEAGELKEALVYTIANHMKKCFLNWNKDTVEDAVIYDHLYELSGGKINLKNSEEDLSDASSLMRSKSKYSGKKGHKKSSNRQRKRY, from the coding sequence TTGATAGACGAATTAGAGTACAACACAGAGCGTGAGCATTTAATCATTCCCGAATATGGGCGTCATTTGCAAAAAATGATTAACCACGCAAAAACCAGGGAAACCAAAGAAGAACGCAATAAATTAGCCAAAGCCATAATTTCCGTAATGGGAAATATGCAACCACATTTAAGAGACGTTCCAGATTTTCAGCATAAATTATGGGACCAACTTTTTATCATGTCTAATTTTGAGTTGGATGCCGATTCACCCTTTCCTAAACCTACAAAAGAACTTTTTGAGGAAGGTCCAGAACCTTTAAAATACCCGCAAAACTTTCCTAAATACCGTTTTTACGGAAACAATATTAAAACCATGATTGACGTTGCCAATACATGGGAAGCAGGCGAGCTTAAAGAAGCTTTGGTTTATACCATTGCCAACCACATGAAAAAGTGTTTTTTAAATTGGAATAAAGACACCGTTGAAGATGCCGTAATTTACGACCATCTCTACGAACTTTCCGGTGGGAAAATAAACCTTAAAAATTCAGAAGAAGACCTTTCGGATGCTTCGAGTTTAATGCGTTCCAAAAGCAAATATTCTGGTAAAAAAGGACACAAAAAAAGTTCTAACCGCCAGAGAAAACGTTATTAA
- a CDS encoding DUF493 family protein: MSTPTNSEEFYKKLKSQLQDTALWPTAYLYKFIVKSDLKKIAEVEAIFDNMGAVIKTTASKNGKYTSISVNLRMHNPDAVIKKYKEVAEKVEGVISL; the protein is encoded by the coding sequence ATGAGCACACCTACAAATTCGGAAGAATTTTACAAAAAATTGAAAAGCCAATTGCAAGATACAGCGCTTTGGCCGACCGCATATTTATATAAATTTATTGTTAAATCAGATTTAAAAAAGATTGCTGAAGTTGAAGCTATTTTTGACAATATGGGCGCTGTTATAAAAACAACGGCGTCAAAAAACGGTAAATACACAAGCATATCGGTTAATTTGCGTATGCACAACCCCGATGCCGTTATTAAAAAATATAAAGAAGTTGCTGAAAAAGTAGAAGGCGTTATAAGCCTTTAA
- a CDS encoding ATP-binding protein, which produces MNTKRIVITGGPGTGKSSIINALADRGYLCFEEISRQVTLDAKKEGIDQLFLTNPLLFSELLLRGREQQYNDTKNLNTEVVFLDRGVPDVLAYMDFIGDSYPPYFTEVCKDCYYDMVFILKPWQEIYVSDNERYESFEEALQIHEHLQNTYQSFQYKLIDVPFDIVEKRVDFILNTLGM; this is translated from the coding sequence TTGAATACAAAAAGAATAGTTATTACCGGTGGTCCGGGTACAGGGAAATCCAGTATTATTAATGCATTGGCGGATAGAGGTTATTTGTGCTTTGAAGAAATTTCGCGTCAAGTTACTTTAGATGCCAAAAAAGAAGGTATCGACCAACTGTTTTTAACCAACCCCTTGTTGTTTAGCGAATTGCTTTTAAGAGGCAGGGAACAGCAATACAACGACACCAAAAACCTAAATACCGAGGTTGTGTTTTTAGATCGGGGTGTGCCCGATGTTTTGGCATACATGGATTTTATTGGCGATTCGTATCCGCCCTATTTTACTGAAGTGTGCAAAGATTGTTATTACGACATGGTATTTATCTTAAAGCCTTGGCAGGAAATTTATGTGAGTGATAACGAGCGTTATGAAAGTTTTGAGGAAGCTTTACAAATTCACGAACATTTACAAAACACCTATCAATCGTTTCAATATAAATTGATTGACGTGCCTTTTGATATTGTGGAAAAAAGGGTCGACTTTATACTTAACACCCTTGGTATGTAA
- the murA gene encoding UDP-N-acetylglucosamine 1-carboxyvinyltransferase — translation MGTFKIEGGHQLKGSIQPQGAKNEALQILCAVLLTPERVTIHNIPDIIDVNKLIGLLKKLGVKIEKLSKGTYTFQADTVNLQYLESPEFKEDGKGLRGSIMIVGPLLARFGRGYIPKPGGDKIGRRRLDTHFEGLIKLGAKFRYSKEEQFYGVEADKLKGTYMLLEEASVTGTANILMAAVLAEGQTTVYNAACEPYLQQLCKMLNRMGAKISGVGSNMLIIDGVDSLGGTEHTMLPDMIEIGSWIGLAAMTKSELTITNVSWDDLGVIPNVFRKLGITVEKQGDNIHIPAHTDGYEIQNFIDGSILTISDAPWPGFTPDLLSIILVVATQARGSVLVHQKMFESRLFFVDKLIDMGAKIILCDPHRATVIGHDFKSTLKATTMTSPDIRAGVSLLIAALSAKGTSTIMNIEQIDRGYENIDERLRAIGAHIERVQ, via the coding sequence ATGGGAACATTTAAAATTGAAGGTGGCCACCAATTAAAAGGAAGTATACAGCCACAGGGAGCAAAAAACGAAGCCTTACAAATTCTATGTGCGGTACTGTTAACGCCAGAGCGCGTTACCATACATAATATTCCAGATATTATCGATGTTAATAAACTTATTGGTTTATTAAAAAAATTAGGCGTTAAAATCGAAAAGCTAAGTAAAGGTACTTATACCTTTCAAGCCGATACCGTTAATTTACAATATTTAGAATCTCCAGAGTTTAAAGAGGACGGCAAAGGACTTCGCGGTTCTATAATGATTGTGGGCCCATTGTTGGCACGCTTTGGTAGAGGCTATATTCCAAAACCCGGTGGCGATAAAATTGGTCGTCGTCGTTTAGACACCCATTTTGAAGGCCTAATTAAGCTCGGTGCCAAATTCAGATACAGCAAAGAAGAGCAGTTTTATGGCGTTGAAGCCGATAAACTAAAAGGCACTTACATGTTGCTTGAAGAAGCATCGGTTACGGGTACCGCCAATATTTTAATGGCAGCCGTTTTGGCCGAAGGACAAACCACCGTTTACAATGCTGCCTGCGAACCCTATTTACAGCAATTGTGTAAAATGCTGAATCGCATGGGCGCAAAAATTAGTGGCGTAGGGTCCAACATGCTTATTATTGATGGTGTTGACAGTTTAGGCGGCACCGAACATACCATGCTTCCGGATATGATTGAAATTGGAAGTTGGATTGGTTTAGCGGCCATGACCAAAAGCGAACTCACCATTACCAATGTTAGTTGGGACGATTTAGGCGTAATTCCAAACGTGTTTAGAAAATTGGGCATTACCGTTGAAAAACAAGGCGATAACATCCATATTCCGGCGCATACCGATGGTTACGAAATTCAAAATTTTATCGATGGTTCTATTTTAACCATTTCCGATGCACCGTGGCCTGGGTTTACACCAGATTTATTGAGTATTATTTTAGTCGTTGCCACACAAGCCCGAGGCAGTGTTTTGGTACACCAAAAAATGTTTGAAAGCCGTTTGTTTTTTGTGGATAAGTTGATTGATATGGGCGCAAAAATCATTTTGTGCGATCCGCATCGTGCCACCGTTATTGGTCACGATTTTAAATCGACCTTAAAAGCCACCACCATGACTTCGCCAGATATTCGTGCGGGCGTGTCCTTATTAATTGCTGCCTTATCGGCAAAAGGGACGTCAACCATTATGAATATTGAGCAGATTGACCGTGGCTACGAAAACATCGACGAGCGTTTACGCGCTATTGGTGCGCATATTGAGCGGGTACAGTAG